A window of Hevea brasiliensis isolate MT/VB/25A 57/8 chromosome 14, ASM3005281v1, whole genome shotgun sequence contains these coding sequences:
- the LOC110641759 gene encoding probable LRR receptor-like serine/threonine-protein kinase At3g47570 isoform X2 — protein MRVLRLLFVFSLKCFFSIAMNHCLITLSTATTAAASFHGNKTDHLALLAFKAMITDDPQSALRSWNDSMHFCNWAGVTCGLKHRRVTILDLQSRGLVGSLSPYIGNMSFLRELRLENNSLRGEISHEIGRLFRLQFLHLGNNSFEGEIPSNLSYCSNLEILRVSYNKLVGNIPVELGTLSKLRRFSIQDNYLSGSIPPSMGNLTSLEALSARENFFSGTIPESLGQLKSLSMLAVATNKLSDIGFLLPHLQSFQIWGNHFSGSIPASLSNASELEYVDLQRNNFTGKVAVHFGALRRLFYLSLYANSLGSRGGDDLDFITSLLNCSNLAMLDISQNRLEGVLPNSFANLSSSLQRLSIGKNRIYGGIPSWFSTLDSLSVMAIEETQITGTIPMEFGKLQKLQQMFLGRNRLSGKIPSSLGNLSLLTLLHLQGNKLQGTIPSSLGNCQNLLFIDLSQNNLNGSISNQLFAVPNMLVSIDFSRNHLVGSLPSQIGNLLHLNELVIFQNNLSGSIPYDLGKCNSLEYLVMDDNNFQGTIPTSFESLKGLRRLDLSANNISGKIPEYFVNFKLEYLNLSFNNLEGEVPSKGVFVNASAISIEGNNRLCGDIPELKLPRCINHVSKRSKLHLVKTIAIVMSCVFVVTIMSAFLCYWFRHKKREESPSSSLEKSLQQFSYGRIFKATNGFSVENLIGVGSFGSVYKGTLDEDGAILAIKVLNLQQPGASKSFMAECETLKNVRHRNLLKIITSCSSIDFQGNEFKALIYEYMPNGNLEKWLHLTSKIGVMPIDDHYSLSLLQRIDIAIDVANALDYLHHHCHKPIVHCDLKPSNILLDEDMVARVGDFGLAKFLHQPPEGSSLGVRGTIGYTAPEYGLGSEVSTSGDVYSFGILLLEMMTRKKPTNDNFGEGHNLHNFCKMAFPDQVLEILDPILLQEDEARANNKQGSTQSARIDNRSECLISMIKTGIACSMEAPQDRMDISDALNNLHSIRKNYIQTTTC, from the exons ATGAGGGTTTTGAGACTACTCTTTGTTTTCTCTCTGAAATGTTTTTTCTCAATTGCTATGAATCATTGTCTTATAACTCTCTCCACtgctactactgctgctgctagCTTCCATGGAAATAAGACGGATCATCTTGCCTTGTTAGCTTTCAAGGCAATGATTACAGATGATCCTCAAAGTGCTTTAAGATCGTGGAATGATTCCATGCATTTCTGCAACTGGGCAGGTGTCACATGTGGTCTCAAACACAGAAGAGTCACTATTCTAGACCTTCAATCCAGGGGCTTGGTAGGTTCTCTGTCTCCTTATATAGGAAACATGAGTTTCCTTAGAGAGCTCAGACTAGAAAACAACTCCCTGCGAGGTGAAATCTCACATGAAATTGGCCGATTGTTTAGGCTACAATTTTTACATCTGGGCAACAACTCCTTCGAAGGGGAAATACCATCCAATTTGTCCTACTGCTCAAACCTTGAGATCCTTCGGGTATCATACAACAAACTAGTAGGAAATATTCCAGTGGAGCTTGGCACTTTGTCCAAGCTCAGGAGATTCTCCATTCAGGATAATTATTTGAGTGGAAGTATACCACCTTCCATGGGGAACCTTACCTCATTGGAAGCCTTGTCTGCTCGTGAAAATTTCTTCAGTGGAACTATTCCAGAATCTCTAGGGCAACTCAAGTCCTTGTCAATGCTTGCAGTTGCTACGAATAAACTCTCAG ATATTGGCTTCCTCTTGCCTCATCTTCAGAGCTTTCAAATATGGGGAAACCACTTTAGTGGATCGATTCCTGCATCATTATCCAATGCCTCAGAACTTGAATACGTAGACTTACAAAGAAATAATTTCACTGGAAAAGTAGCTGTTCATTTTGGAGCCTTAAGGAGACTTTTTTATTTATCTCTGTATGCAAACAGCCTTGGCAGCAGGGGAGGTGATGATTTGGATTTTATCACTTCTTTGCTAAACTGCAGCAATTTGGCCATGCTTGATATATCCCAAAATCGACTTGAGGGAGTGTTGCCCAATTCTTTTGCCAATCTATCTTCATCACTGCAACGGCTATCAATTGGGAAAAATCGAATATATGGAGGTATCCCTTCATGGTTTTCAACTCTTGATAGTTTATCGGTGATGGCCATAGAAGAGACTCAAATCACGGGCACTATTCCCATGGAATTtggtaagcttcaaaaactgcaaCAAATGTTTCTTGGCCGCAATAGACTATCCGGAAAGATTCCTTCATCCTTGGGAAACTTATCGTTATTGACCCTACTTCATTTGCAAGGTAACAAACTGCAAGGTACCATTCCTTCTAGCCTTGGAAATTGCCAAAACTTGCTATTCATCGACCTTTCTCAAAACAATCTCAATGGCTCCATATCCAACCAACTTTTTGCTGTCCCTAATATGCTAGTTTCAATAGATTTTTCTCGAAATCATTTGGTTGGATCCCTTCCTTCTCAAATTGGCAATTTACTACATTTGAATGAATTGGTTATTTTCCAAAACAACTTGTCTGGCAGTATTCCGTATGACCTTGGAAAGTGTAATAGCCTTGAATATCTTGTCATGGATGATAACAATTTTCAAGGTACCATACCCACATCATTTGAATCCTTAAAAGGTCTTAGACGTTTAGATTTGTCTGCAAATAATATATCTGGCAAAATTCCAGAGTACTTTGTGAACTTTAAGCTAGAATATCTGAATTTGTCTTTCAATAATTTGGAGGGCGAGGTTCCTAGCAAAGGTGTTTTTGTAAATGCAAGTGCAATATCAATTGAAGGTAACAACAGGCTTTGTGGGGATATACCAGAACTCAAACTGCCAAGATGCATCAATCATGTATCAAAGCGAAGCAAGTTACATCTTGTTAAAACAATTGCAATAGTAATGTCATGTGTTTTTGTTGTGACCATCATGTCAGCCTTCTTGTGTTACTGGTTCAGACATAAGAAAAGAGAGGAATCTCCTAGTTCCTCCCTAGAAAAGTCATTGCAGCAATTTTCATATGGAAGGATTTTCAAGGCAACTAATGGGTTCTCTGTGGAGAATTTGATTGGTGTGGGAAGCTTTGGCTCTGTCTACAAAGGCACTCTTGATGAGGATGGAGCAATTCTTGCAATAAAAGTACTCAACCTTCAACAACCAGGGGCTTCAAAGAGTTTTATGGCCGAGTGTGAAACCTTGAAAAATGTTCGTCATCGAAATCTTTTGAAGATCATAACTTCTTGTTCAAGTATTGATTTTCAAGGAAATGAGTTTAAGGCACTTATTTATGAATACATGCCAAATGGGAACCTAGAGAAGTGGTTGCATCTAACTTCAAAAATAGGTGTTATGCCAATTGATGATCATTACAGTCTAAGCCTTCTCCAAAGAATAGACATTGCCATCGATGTTGCCAATGCGCTAGATTATCTCCACCACCACTGCCATAAACCGATTGTTCATTGTGATCTAAAGCCAAGTAATATTCTTCTTGATGAAGACATGGTTGCTCGTGTTGGAGATTTTGGACTAGCAAAGTTTCTCCATCAACCACCTGAGGGTAGCTCACTGGGAGTGAGAGGAACAATAGGCTATACAGCTCCAG AATATGGTTTAGGAAGTGAGGTGTCAACTAGCGGAGATGTCTATAGTTTTGGGATCCTATTGCTGGAGATGATGACAAGAAAGAAGCCCACCAATGACAATTTTGGGGAAGGTCATAACCTTCATAACTTTTGCAAAATGGCATTTCCTGATCAAGTGTTAGAGATTTTAGATCCAATTCTTCTGCAAGAAGATGAAGCTAGAGCAAATAATAAGCAAGGTTCAACCCAATCAGCAAGAATTGATAACAGAAGTGAATGTCTAATTTCTATGATCAAGACTGGAATAGCATGCTCCATGGAAGCTCCTCAAGATAGAATGGACATAAGTGATGCACTCAACAACTTACATTCAATCAGAAAGAATTACATTCAAACTACAACATGTTGA